The stretch of DNA GGACCACGCCCGCGAGCACCGGTCCGGACGTCGCCGCCACGATCGCCAGCAGCAACGCCGAAACGGCGTGCAACGCCACCAGTCGCGGGCGGGCGGCGGTGTCGCGTTCCCGCATGCCGTAGCACAACGCGCTGAACACGGCTCCGGCCGAGAAGACGCTCAGCAGCACGCCGGAGGCTTCCGGCGCGGCGGCCGAGGTCGCCAGCGCGGACACCCCCACCAGCAAGCAGCCGAAGGCCACCATGTCCGCCGCGGCCATGCCGAGCAGCACCCGCACCCGCCCTTGCGCGAGCGGGCCGAGGAAGCCGCGAACGCCACGGGTGCGGACACGCTCGGCGGGCGCACGCAGGCCCGGCACTGCGATCAGCACGCCGAGGGCGGTGCAGACGCCGGCGACCCCGACCGCCGCGACCGGCGCTGCCAGCGCGAGCAGGCCGGAGACCACGAGCAACCCGCCCACGACCATCGTCTCGTTCAGCACCGCGTCGAGCGCGTAGGCGGTGCGCAGCTGCTCGGCGGGCAGGATCGCGGGCCAGCTCGCCCGGATCACCGGCGCGGCAGGCGGGGCGCTGCCGCCGACCCCGATCGCTGCCGCGATCAACAGCACCGGATCGGCCTGCGCGGCCAGCGCCAGCACCGTTGCCGCGCAGGCCAGGACGTGCACGACCAGCAGGGCGAGCAGCACCGCGCGCGGCCGGAAGCGGTCCACCAGCCTGCCGGAAACCGGCACGCACACCGCCAGGGCGACCGAGAACCCGGTCAGCACCAGGCCACCGATCGCGTAGCCGTGGGCGGCCGCGGCCGCCAGCAGCAGGCTCAGGTTGAGGATCGGCGGGGCGATCCGGGTCAGCGCGACCGCGGCGAACAAGCGGGGAACTCCCCGGTGTCCGAACAACGCTCGATAGGCCCGCATACGCCCCCAGATCTCTGCGCCGGCCTTCCCCGGTGGCCTGGTCCCCAGTGCTTCGTTGCCGGCCTTGTCTCGTTCCCCGGCAGTGCCTTGATCCCCGGCGATGCCCGGTTCCGGGAGGCACTTCGTCGCCGGCTGAGACCTGTTCCCGGCTGCCCCGTGCCTGCTGCCCCCGTCCCGGTCCCGCAACGGCCGGTTCCCCAGTTTCCGGTCGGCGTCCGCGGTTGTCCCATCGACAGGCCGGAGTCGTTCAAGATCACCCGCACGGGTCCGAGCGGCGCCCGCGGCAGAGCAACCGGGGCGCCGCTCGGCACGGCCCGCCTCAGCGAATGCCTTCCGGCCAGGACGGCCACGCCATGACGATCACCTCCTCCCCCGCTCGCGGGACACCGAACGCGCCGGTGCGGCGCGTTCACGCCGGATCCGCCGCTACGGCGCGAAGGCCGGGCGGCGGTCGATGCGGGCGCGGACCTGCTCGGAACCGAAGTGCCGATCGAGCGTGCGGGCGGCCTCGGCCCACTGCTGGACGGTGCGCACACCGGAGAGGACTTCGACGACGAAGGGGTCGCGGCGGCGCTGAAGCGCGCGCTGCCAGAGCACGTCGCCCGGTTCCGACAGCAGCGTGCCGACGGTGCCCTCGTAAACGGGCATCGCCCGCACCGCACCGTCGGGTTCGACCTGGACCACGGGCAGCTCATCCGGTGCGTCCGGTCCCATCCGCAGCTCGAGGTTGTCGGTGCAGCCGACCTGCACCGAATCGGGCGCCAGCGACTGCAGGCGGCGCGGCAGTTCGGCACCGCCGAGCGCGGACATCTGCCCTTCGCTCAGCAATTCGTGCTCGCCGAATCCGGTGCGACTGGCCAGCCCGGCGGGGACCACCGCGCCGAATTCGAGCGCGCTCAACCGCGGGAATCGCGGCGCGATTTCCGTGCAATACCGCTCCAGCTGGTCGAAATTGCTCCGCAGCACGACGCCGTCGACGCCCATTTCGGCGCGCGCGCCCGATTCGATGGCGCTATCGAGCATGGAAAGCGCGGACATCGCCGCGGCGAACGAGCCCGGTCTGCCCCGGATGCGGTCGTGCACCTCCGCAGTCGCTCCGTCGAGGCTGACCACCACGGTGTCGCAGACGCGCAGGAGTTCGCCGACCATCTCGGCCCGCAACGACCACCCGCCGGTGAACAACGCGACCTGCACACCCGCGGAGCGCAACCGCGCTGCCACCTCGAAAATGCCGTTGACCAGCAACGGTTCGCCGCCGGCCAGCGCGACGGACTCCGGACCGAGTTCGATGATCGCGTCGGTGACGCGCAGCAGCCCCTCCCGGCCGAGCCGCCGCGACGGCCTCCTGCCCGACTCCGAGTAGCAGTGCACGCACCGCAGCGGGCAAGCGTAGGTGACGTCCCAAATCACTTTCTGCGGACCGGCCGCCGAGCCGCTCATCATTCCCTCCGAACCATTCCGCAACGCGCCGAATCAGCGCGCAAGCCGAACCGGCGGAAAACCGTGCAGACCTGTCAGACACAGAGAATACGAGCGGGAAAACCGCGCAACAATACGCTGAACGAATGAGGAGAACGGCGACGAAATACAGCGCAATGCAAATGCAACAATAATCCTGAATCATGCACAGCAGGATGCATCACTGCAGGCCGGGTGAACGCCGCATTCCGGTGCGGTCGGGCAAGAACCCGCGCCCCGGCCCGCGGTGTCCCCGCGAGCCGGGACCGCGGCTCAGCTCTCCGCGAGCATCGGCGCCAGGAAGCGGCCCGTGTAGCTGCCGTCCACCTCGGCGACCTGCTCCGGGGTGCCCTCGGCGACCAGCTCGCCGCCACCGGAACCGCCCTCCGGGCCGAGGTCGAGCAGCCAGTCGGAAGTCTTGATGACGTCCAGGTTGTGCTCGATCACGATCACCGTGTTGCCCTTGTCGACCAGCCCGTTGATCACGCCGAGCAGTTTGCGGATGTCCTCGAAGTGCAGCCCGGTGGTCGGCTCGTCGAGCACGTAGACGGTCTGGCCGGTGGAACGCTTCTGCAGCTCGCTGGCCAGCTTCACCCGCTGCGCCTCGCCGCCGGACAGCGTCGGCGCCGGCTGGCCCAGCCGCACGTAGCCCAGCCCGACGTCCACCAGGGTCTTGAGGTGCCG from Saccharopolyspora sp. SCSIO 74807 encodes:
- a CDS encoding MFS transporter codes for the protein MFAAVALTRIAPPILNLSLLLAAAAAHGYAIGGLVLTGFSVALAVCVPVSGRLVDRFRPRAVLLALLVVHVLACAATVLALAAQADPVLLIAAAIGVGGSAPPAAPVIRASWPAILPAEQLRTAYALDAVLNETMVVGGLLVVSGLLALAAPVAAVGVAGVCTALGVLIAVPGLRAPAERVRTRGVRGFLGPLAQGRVRVLLGMAAADMVAFGCLLVGVSALATSAAAPEASGVLLSVFSAGAVFSALCYGMRERDTAARPRLVALHAVSALLLAIVAATSGPVLAGVVLLLLGLVSGMRDTLHQLVLGSAAAAEHRTEAFAWLTTCMWGGNGIGTAVAGQLVGWSGGSHRAALLTAALAAGAASVLALMLRARAGAPQVQRQS
- a CDS encoding radical SAM protein — protein: MSGSAAGPQKVIWDVTYACPLRCVHCYSESGRRPSRRLGREGLLRVTDAIIELGPESVALAGGEPLLVNGIFEVAARLRSAGVQVALFTGGWSLRAEMVGELLRVCDTVVVSLDGATAEVHDRIRGRPGSFAAAMSALSMLDSAIESGARAEMGVDGVVLRSNFDQLERYCTEIAPRFPRLSALEFGAVVPAGLASRTGFGEHELLSEGQMSALGGAELPRRLQSLAPDSVQVGCTDNLELRMGPDAPDELPVVQVEPDGAVRAMPVYEGTVGTLLSEPGDVLWQRALQRRRDPFVVEVLSGVRTVQQWAEAARTLDRHFGSEQVRARIDRRPAFAP